A portion of the Leifsonia sp. EB41 genome contains these proteins:
- a CDS encoding proline dehydrogenase family protein: MPPAQLAQEAVELVRRWLAESARSGQAAPRDPAAERLAGVLRDPRGLDFAVGFVDGVARPQDLFVAGYNLQRVAKKIPAFLPWYMRAAIWLGGVFGPVLPWVVIPIARRVLRSMVGHLVVDATPEKLGPAIAHLRSPRDPEGHGARLNLNLLGEAVLGEEEAARRLEGTRALLSRDDVDYVSIKVSSIASQLSMWSFDETVDRVVERLVPLYELAAASPSPKFINLDMEEYRDLDLTIAVFERILGRPGLLGLEAGIVLQAYLPDALDALQGLTEWAAQRRAQGGAPIKVRVVKGANLAMERVDAAIHGWPLATYGSKQATDTNYKRVLDWALTPEHADAVKIGVAGHNLFDVAYAWLLASHRGVTGRIDFEMLLGMATEQAEAVKRTVGQLLLYTPVVDPGEFDVAISYLIRRLEENASQENFMSAVFELGSDRGLFDRERDRFLASVAELAADASPRGAAPLPNRQQDRSREWEQETAESFTRPPAVDAEASLGSGSAAPEEGLTSVVLGLTRGSGGVTLEPPAVAGAASTGFQNTADTDPSLAANRAWGRRILARSATSDLGVNTIAAAEVTDAGHLDRILTAVRSSGAAWGTRPGSERGAVLDRAGHALEANRDRLIEVMASETGKTIAEADVEVSEAVDFAHYYASLARELDAVQGAVFVPSALTVVTPPWNFPVAIAAGGVLAALAAGSGVVIKPAPQARRAAAVMVEALWEAGIPQDLLALVDVAENDLGRRLVADPRVDRVILTGSYETAKLFRSWRPELPLLAETSGKNAIIVTPSADYDLAVADIVKSAFGHAGQKCSAASLVILVGSAARSERFRNQLVDATKSMRVGYPQDPVSQMGPLIEPASGKLLHALTTLGADEEWLVEPRPLDDTGRLWSPGIRTGVQPGTYFHLTEFFGPVLGIMTASSLEEAIRYQNAIEYGLTAGLHSLDSDELAQWLETVEAGNLYVNRGITGAIVRRQPFGGWKRSSVGAGTKAGGPNYLLGLGSWQPESGASSSSLHLRGLEPRVQDLIESGQSSMDYPAFDLVRRSALSDAIAVATEYHQAKDVSALGVERDIFRYRPVPVAIRLSEGSGLPELLRVMAAATVARSAFTVSTSIALPRGTQQLLKAREVEVVVETDEHWLSRVRGRRIAAHRIRLIGGDPVALATALGGTPDVAVHSGAVTPSGRIEVLPFLHEQAISITNHRFGNPTTFSEGVI, translated from the coding sequence GTGCCGCCCGCGCAACTGGCTCAGGAGGCCGTCGAGCTCGTCCGGCGCTGGCTCGCCGAGAGCGCCCGCAGCGGCCAGGCCGCACCGCGCGATCCCGCCGCCGAGCGACTGGCCGGCGTGCTGCGCGACCCGCGCGGGCTCGACTTCGCGGTCGGGTTCGTCGACGGTGTGGCACGGCCGCAGGACCTGTTCGTGGCCGGATACAACCTCCAGCGGGTCGCCAAGAAGATCCCGGCCTTCCTGCCCTGGTACATGCGCGCGGCCATCTGGCTCGGCGGAGTCTTCGGGCCGGTGCTGCCGTGGGTCGTCATCCCGATCGCGCGGCGCGTGCTGCGCAGCATGGTCGGGCACCTGGTGGTCGATGCGACGCCCGAAAAGCTCGGGCCGGCGATCGCGCACCTGCGCTCGCCGAGGGACCCGGAAGGGCACGGCGCGCGCCTCAACCTCAACCTGCTCGGCGAGGCCGTGCTGGGCGAGGAGGAGGCCGCTCGGCGGCTGGAGGGCACGCGTGCGCTCCTGTCCCGCGACGACGTGGACTATGTCTCCATCAAGGTGTCGTCCATCGCCTCCCAGCTCTCGATGTGGTCGTTCGACGAGACGGTCGACCGGGTCGTGGAGCGGCTCGTGCCGCTGTACGAGCTCGCCGCGGCCTCGCCGTCGCCCAAGTTCATCAACCTCGACATGGAGGAGTACCGCGACCTCGACCTCACGATCGCGGTCTTCGAGCGCATCCTCGGCCGCCCGGGGCTGCTCGGGCTGGAGGCGGGGATCGTCCTCCAGGCGTACCTCCCCGACGCGTTGGACGCACTCCAGGGGCTGACGGAGTGGGCCGCGCAGCGCCGCGCCCAGGGCGGCGCGCCCATCAAGGTTCGCGTCGTGAAGGGCGCGAACCTCGCGATGGAGCGCGTGGACGCAGCGATCCACGGCTGGCCGCTCGCGACCTACGGGAGCAAGCAGGCGACCGACACCAACTACAAGCGCGTCCTCGACTGGGCGCTGACCCCGGAGCACGCCGACGCCGTCAAGATCGGCGTCGCCGGGCACAACCTGTTCGACGTCGCGTACGCCTGGCTACTCGCCTCGCACCGCGGCGTGACCGGCCGCATCGACTTCGAGATGCTTCTCGGCATGGCGACGGAGCAGGCGGAGGCCGTCAAGCGCACGGTCGGGCAGCTCCTGCTCTACACGCCCGTGGTGGACCCGGGCGAGTTCGATGTCGCGATCTCGTACCTCATCCGCCGGCTGGAAGAGAACGCGAGCCAGGAGAACTTCATGTCGGCCGTGTTCGAGCTGGGCTCGGACCGCGGGCTGTTCGACCGGGAGCGGGACCGCTTCCTGGCGTCGGTCGCCGAGCTGGCGGCGGACGCCTCGCCGCGCGGGGCGGCTCCGCTGCCCAACCGGCAGCAGGACCGCTCGCGCGAGTGGGAGCAGGAGACGGCGGAGTCGTTCACGCGACCGCCTGCGGTGGACGCGGAGGCGTCGCTCGGCAGTGGCTCGGCAGCGCCGGAGGAGGGGCTCACCAGCGTCGTGCTGGGGCTGACCCGGGGGTCGGGTGGGGTCACGCTGGAGCCGCCCGCCGTCGCGGGCGCCGCTTCGACCGGATTCCAGAACACCGCGGACACCGACCCGTCGCTCGCGGCGAACCGGGCGTGGGGGCGGCGCATCCTGGCCCGCTCGGCCACCAGCGACCTGGGCGTCAACACCATCGCGGCGGCGGAGGTCACGGACGCCGGTCACCTCGACCGCATCCTGACCGCCGTCCGCTCGTCGGGCGCCGCGTGGGGCACCCGGCCGGGCTCCGAGCGCGGAGCCGTCCTCGACCGGGCGGGGCACGCGCTGGAGGCCAACCGCGACCGCCTGATCGAGGTCATGGCGAGTGAGACGGGCAAGACGATCGCCGAGGCGGACGTCGAGGTGAGCGAGGCCGTCGACTTCGCGCACTACTACGCCTCGCTCGCGCGCGAGCTCGACGCGGTGCAGGGCGCGGTGTTCGTGCCCTCCGCGCTGACGGTCGTCACGCCACCGTGGAACTTCCCCGTCGCGATCGCCGCCGGCGGCGTGCTGGCGGCGCTCGCCGCGGGCAGCGGTGTCGTCATCAAGCCGGCCCCGCAGGCACGTCGTGCCGCGGCCGTCATGGTCGAGGCGCTGTGGGAGGCCGGCATCCCGCAGGACCTGCTCGCGCTCGTCGACGTCGCGGAGAACGACCTCGGGCGGCGGCTCGTGGCGGACCCCCGCGTCGACCGCGTCATCCTGACCGGCTCGTATGAGACGGCCAAGCTGTTCCGTTCCTGGCGGCCGGAGCTCCCGCTGCTCGCCGAGACGAGCGGCAAGAACGCCATCATCGTCACGCCGAGCGCCGACTACGACCTCGCCGTGGCCGACATCGTGAAGAGCGCGTTCGGCCACGCCGGGCAGAAGTGCTCGGCGGCGAGCCTGGTCATCCTCGTCGGCTCCGCAGCGCGTTCCGAACGCTTCCGCAACCAGCTGGTGGACGCGACGAAGAGCATGCGCGTCGGCTACCCGCAGGACCCGGTGAGCCAGATGGGGCCGCTGATCGAGCCCGCATCCGGCAAGCTGCTGCACGCGCTGACCACCCTCGGCGCCGACGAGGAATGGCTCGTCGAGCCGCGCCCCCTCGACGACACCGGCCGCCTGTGGTCACCGGGCATCCGCACCGGCGTGCAGCCGGGGACCTACTTCCACCTCACCGAGTTCTTCGGCCCGGTGCTCGGGATCATGACCGCGAGCAGCCTCGAAGAGGCGATCCGGTACCAGAACGCGATCGAGTACGGCCTCACCGCCGGCCTCCACTCGCTCGACTCCGACGAGCTGGCGCAGTGGCTCGAGACGGTGGAAGCGGGCAACCTCTACGTCAACCGCGGCATCACGGGTGCGATCGTGCGGCGTCAGCCGTTCGGCGGCTGGAAGCGCTCGTCGGTCGGCGCCGGCACCAAGGCGGGCGGCCCCAACTACCTGCTCGGCCTCGGCTCCTGGCAGCCGGAGTCGGGCGCGTCCAGCTCCAGCCTCCACCTGCGCGGTCTGGAGCCCCGTGTCCAGGACCTGATCGAATCCGGGCAGTCATCGATGGACTACCCCGCGTTCGACCTCGTCCGCCGCTCGGCGCTCAGCGACGCGATCGCGGTGGCCACCGAGTACCACCAGGCGAAGGACGTCTCCGCGCTCGGGGTGGAGCGGGACATCTTCCGCTACCGGCCGGTCCCGGTCGCCATCCGGCTCTCGGAGGGCAGCGGCCTGCCCGAGCTGCTGCGCGTGATGGCGGCGGCGACGGTCGCGCGGTCGGCGTTCACGGTGAGCACGAGCATCGCGCTGCCGCGCGGAACGCAGCAGCTCCTCAAGGCCCGTGAGGTGGAGGTCGTGGTCGAGACGGACGAGCACTGGCTGTCGCGCGTGCGGGGCCGCCGTATCGCGGCCCACCGCATCCGCCTCATCGGCGGTGACCCGGTGGCGCTCGCGACGGCTCTCGGCGGGACGCCGGACGTCGCTGTCCACAGCGGTGCGGTCACCCCGTCCGGGCGGATCGAGGTCCTGCCGTTCCTCCACGAGCAGGCCATCTCGATCACCAACCACCGCTTCGGCAACCCGACGACGTTCTCGGAAGGGGTGATCTAG
- a CDS encoding aldo/keto reductase produces the protein MTENPPTAAVPAIPLNAGTSIPQLGLGTWPLDDAEVERAVVAAAGLGYRHVDTAAKYGNETGVGRGVRGSGLDREEWFVTTKLDGGYQGDDRAVAGLDASLGRLGLDYVDLLLIHWPLPGRDRYVSTWETFIRLQESGKARAIGVSNFKPGHIDRLIAETGVTPAVNQIQLSPAIPRREQRAYGSEHGIVTESWSPIGGSGDLLAAPVLAEVAAKHDRTVGQIVLRWHVQNGLVAIPKSRNPERMAENLAVFDFELDADDIAAIDSLDEGPDAGVDSDHTGH, from the coding sequence ATGACCGAGAACCCGCCCACAGCCGCCGTGCCCGCGATCCCCCTCAACGCCGGGACCAGCATCCCGCAGCTCGGCCTCGGGACCTGGCCGCTCGACGACGCGGAGGTCGAGCGCGCCGTCGTCGCGGCGGCCGGGCTCGGCTACCGCCACGTCGACACCGCGGCCAAGTACGGCAACGAGACCGGCGTCGGCCGGGGCGTGCGCGGCAGCGGGCTCGACCGCGAGGAATGGTTCGTCACGACCAAGCTCGACGGCGGCTACCAGGGCGACGACCGCGCCGTCGCCGGGCTCGACGCGAGCCTCGGACGGCTCGGACTCGACTACGTCGACCTCCTGCTCATCCACTGGCCGCTGCCCGGACGCGACCGGTACGTGTCCACCTGGGAGACCTTCATCCGGCTCCAGGAGAGCGGCAAGGCGCGCGCGATCGGCGTCTCCAACTTCAAGCCCGGCCACATCGACCGGCTCATCGCCGAGACCGGGGTGACGCCCGCGGTCAACCAGATCCAGCTCAGCCCGGCCATCCCGCGCCGCGAGCAGCGCGCGTACGGGTCAGAGCACGGCATCGTCACCGAGTCGTGGAGCCCGATCGGCGGCTCCGGCGACCTGCTCGCGGCGCCGGTGCTCGCGGAGGTCGCGGCGAAGCACGACCGCACTGTGGGGCAGATCGTGCTCCGCTGGCATGTCCAGAACGGCCTCGTCGCCATCCCGAAGTCGCGCAACCCCGAGCGGATGGCGGAGAACCTCGCGGTCTTCGACTTCGAACTCGACGCGGACGACATCGCGGCGATCGACAGCCTGGACGAGGGGCCGGACGCGGGAGTGGACTCCGACCACACCGGGCACTGA
- a CDS encoding ATP-binding protein: MPEEFIPVALDRFTRADGARTTSRAGGGGGLGLAIVAALAGAAGGSVQLANAPTGGLVVTVRLPLVRV, from the coding sequence ATGCCGGAGGAGTTCATCCCGGTGGCCCTTGACCGCTTCACCCGCGCCGACGGGGCCCGCACCACCTCCCGCGCCGGTGGAGGCGGCGGCCTCGGCCTGGCGATCGTGGCGGCGCTGGCAGGCGCAGCGGGAGGCTCGGTCCAGCTTGCGAACGCGCCGACCGGCGGTCTCGTGGTGACGGTGCGGCTGCCGCTCGTCCGGGTCTGA
- a CDS encoding histidine kinase dimerization/phospho-acceptor domain-containing protein codes for MTWLRRLSISARITIGSLIVATLFGLVAVVVIRVGVSSILHNATVTLLNNDVTAPAASVLANPSGPFDLPGGGQELGIVDSNGVILDSTLPTGLENRIDHLLSFPPSATTVQIQDDTYEVLVKPVVTKRGTMHVVAARNDETTSLILDRLTLALLIGAGVLIFGFGGASWLLARTALRPVSRMREQADRIAGGEPTGTDDAAGLLTVGPAQDELSELATTLNDLIRRLRASADRERQMVSDASHELRTPLAVLRGQLELAELDAGDADALLDDIRSSHSTALRLGTLANNLLELSRIEAGPSSGRIDWRTLVDELTDAIDRARLLVSSAEDVGSISVDFEYDPKRRPSADARVALSPTDFGRILDNLLGNAITAIRARDARSDTGPVPRLSDVVDGPIEVVPPEPRPAAVEDVVSARAARGAGVGGAHRARLGPGDAGGVHPGGP; via the coding sequence GTGACCTGGCTGCGGCGCCTGTCGATCTCCGCGCGCATCACGATCGGCAGTCTCATCGTCGCCACCCTGTTCGGCCTGGTCGCGGTGGTGGTCATCCGGGTGGGGGTGTCCTCCATCCTCCACAACGCGACCGTCACTCTCCTCAACAACGACGTCACCGCCCCCGCCGCGTCGGTGCTGGCGAACCCGTCCGGGCCGTTCGACCTGCCCGGCGGCGGCCAGGAGCTCGGCATCGTCGACTCGAACGGCGTCATCCTCGACTCCACGCTGCCGACGGGGCTGGAGAACCGGATCGACCACCTGCTGTCCTTCCCGCCCTCGGCGACGACGGTGCAGATCCAGGACGACACCTACGAGGTGCTCGTGAAGCCGGTGGTCACCAAGCGCGGCACGATGCACGTGGTCGCCGCGCGCAACGACGAGACCACCTCGCTCATCCTCGACCGCCTCACCCTCGCGCTGCTGATCGGCGCCGGTGTGCTCATCTTCGGTTTCGGCGGGGCGTCGTGGCTGCTGGCCCGCACAGCGCTGAGACCGGTGAGCCGGATGCGCGAGCAGGCCGACCGGATCGCCGGCGGCGAGCCGACGGGGACCGATGACGCCGCGGGCCTGCTGACGGTGGGCCCGGCCCAGGACGAGCTGTCCGAGCTGGCGACCACCCTGAACGACCTGATCCGCCGGCTGCGGGCGTCCGCCGACCGCGAGCGGCAGATGGTGTCGGACGCCAGCCACGAGCTGCGCACGCCGCTGGCCGTGCTGCGCGGACAGTTGGAGCTGGCCGAGCTGGACGCGGGCGACGCCGACGCGCTGCTGGACGACATCCGCTCCTCCCACTCGACCGCCCTGCGCCTGGGCACGCTCGCCAACAACCTGCTGGAGCTCTCGCGGATCGAGGCCGGCCCGTCCAGCGGCCGCATCGATTGGCGCACGCTGGTGGACGAGTTGACCGACGCGATCGACCGCGCTCGACTCCTGGTCAGCAGCGCCGAGGATGTCGGCTCGATCTCGGTGGACTTCGAGTACGACCCCAAGCGTCGACCGAGCGCGGACGCCAGGGTTGCGCTCTCGCCCACGGACTTCGGGCGCATCCTCGACAACCTGCTCGGCAACGCGATCACGGCGATCCGCGCCAGGGACGCCCGCTCGGACACCGGGCCGGTGCCGCGGTTGAGCGACGTAGTGGACGGCCCGATCGAGGTCGTGCCGCCGGAGCCGCGGCCGGCCGCGGTGGAGGATGTCGTGAGCGCCCGCGCTGCGCGTGGAGCCGGAGTGGGTGGTGCTCACCGTGCACGACTCGGGCCCGGGGATGCCGGAGGAGTTCATCCCGGTGGCCCTTGA
- a CDS encoding response regulator transcription factor codes for MKLLVVEDDPDMGGLVERGLAAEGYDVTLVTNGVDALIALRGDTFSAAAIDVMLPGMSGFELCRHIREAANPMPILLLTARDAIEDRVHGLDSGADDYLTKPFAFAELAARVRALLRREPTGMRPQVSVGRLTIDSHEHQALVSGHEMPLSRREFTLLRLFATNPDKTLSRADILESVWGTTDNIGTNVIDQYVSYLRKKLDLAGAGLSIVTERGRGYRLDAKNALESKGDKTEAKATTETPAP; via the coding sequence ATGAAGCTGCTCGTTGTCGAAGACGATCCGGACATGGGAGGCCTCGTCGAGCGGGGTCTCGCCGCCGAAGGATACGACGTCACCCTGGTCACCAACGGCGTCGACGCCCTCATCGCGCTGCGCGGGGACACCTTCTCCGCCGCCGCGATCGACGTCATGCTGCCCGGGATGAGCGGCTTCGAGCTGTGCCGGCACATCCGGGAGGCCGCCAACCCGATGCCGATCCTGCTCCTCACGGCGCGCGACGCCATCGAGGACCGCGTGCACGGCCTCGACTCGGGCGCCGACGACTACCTGACCAAGCCGTTCGCGTTCGCCGAGCTGGCCGCGCGTGTGCGCGCGCTGCTGCGCCGGGAACCGACCGGGATGCGGCCGCAGGTCAGCGTCGGCCGGCTCACCATCGACTCGCACGAGCACCAGGCGCTGGTCTCCGGGCACGAGATGCCGCTCAGTCGCCGGGAGTTCACTCTGCTCCGGCTGTTCGCCACGAACCCCGACAAGACGCTGTCGCGCGCCGACATCCTCGAGTCGGTGTGGGGCACGACGGACAACATCGGCACCAACGTCATCGACCAGTATGTCTCCTACCTGCGCAAGAAGCTCGACCTGGCGGGCGCGGGCCTGTCCATCGTGACGGAGCGCGGCCGCGGCTACCGGCTGGACGCGAAGAACGCACTGGAGTCGAAGGGCGACAAGACCGAGGCCAAGGCGACGACGGAGACGCCGGCGCCGTGA
- a CDS encoding SRPBCC family protein has protein sequence MTTTARATIHVDVPRADVWHAITDPDTIARYLFGSRVETDWQEGSPIRYRGEWEGKPYEDKGTILEVVPGERLVSSYYSPLSGKPDVPESYQTVSYLLADDAGGTEVTITQDGCADTAEAERMSENWGMTLGSLKSVVEET, from the coding sequence ATGACCACGACAGCACGAGCGACCATCCACGTCGACGTCCCGCGCGCCGACGTCTGGCACGCCATCACCGACCCCGACACGATCGCGCGCTACCTGTTCGGCAGCCGCGTGGAGACAGACTGGCAGGAAGGCAGCCCGATCCGCTACCGCGGCGAGTGGGAGGGCAAGCCGTACGAGGACAAGGGCACGATCCTGGAGGTCGTCCCCGGCGAGCGCCTCGTCTCCAGCTACTACAGCCCGCTGAGCGGCAAACCGGACGTTCCGGAGAGCTACCAGACCGTCTCCTACCTGCTCGCCGACGACGCAGGCGGCACCGAGGTGACCATCACCCAGGACGGCTGCGCCGACACGGCGGAGGCCGAGCGGATGAGCGAGAACTGGGGCATGACGTTGGGCTCGCTCAAGTCCGTGGTGGAGGAAACCTGA
- a CDS encoding Lrp/AsnC family transcriptional regulator: MDNLDRSILDLLRQNARAGYGDIGGVVGLSASAVKRRVDKLVGDGVIRGFTIQVDPAIDGMSTEAYVELFCRGTVSPEELLRILSAVPEVVDAGTVTGSADAIVHIRSRDIPSLEAALEKVRLAPNVDHTRSAIVLSRLINRGNS, translated from the coding sequence GTGGACAACCTCGATCGCAGCATCCTCGACCTGCTCCGTCAGAACGCGCGCGCCGGCTACGGCGACATCGGCGGGGTCGTCGGCCTGTCCGCTTCGGCGGTCAAGCGCCGCGTCGACAAGCTGGTCGGGGACGGCGTCATCCGCGGCTTCACCATCCAGGTGGACCCGGCCATCGACGGGATGAGCACCGAGGCCTACGTCGAGCTGTTCTGCCGCGGCACCGTCTCACCCGAGGAGCTGCTGCGCATCCTCTCCGCGGTCCCGGAGGTCGTCGACGCGGGCACCGTCACCGGAAGCGCCGACGCGATCGTCCACATCCGCTCGCGCGACATCCCGAGCCTGGAGGCCGCACTCGAGAAGGTGCGCCTGGCGCCGAACGTCGACCACACCCGCAGCGCGATCGTCCTCTCCCGGCTCATCAACCGCGGCAACAGCTGA